A single region of the Pseudorhodoplanes sp. genome encodes:
- the nuoB gene encoding NADH-quinone oxidoreductase subunit NuoB, producing MRTLLLRSLFARPVTIGAPSPEDAALAEVGAALEAQARRLFGRSITIREVDAGSCNGCELEIHALSNAVYDVERFGIRFAASPRHADVLLVTGPVTKNMKVALERTYAATPNPKWVVAVGDCACGCGIFAESYATVGSVEAVLPVDLHIKGCPPRPIELLRGLLALLKSATSG from the coding sequence CCCGTCCGGTGACCATCGGGGCGCCGTCGCCAGAAGACGCCGCGCTCGCCGAAGTCGGCGCGGCGCTGGAGGCACAGGCGCGCCGCCTGTTCGGCCGTTCGATTACAATTCGCGAAGTCGATGCCGGCTCCTGCAATGGCTGCGAACTGGAAATTCATGCGCTGAGCAACGCGGTCTATGACGTCGAGCGCTTCGGAATCAGATTTGCGGCCTCGCCGCGCCATGCCGACGTATTGCTGGTGACCGGGCCGGTTACCAAAAACATGAAAGTTGCGCTGGAACGCACTTATGCGGCGACTCCGAATCCGAAATGGGTGGTCGCGGTCGGCGATTGCGCCTGTGGCTGCGGCATTTTCGCCGAATCCTATGCGACCGTTGGCTCGGTTGAAGCCGTGTTGCCCGTAGACCTGCACATCAAAGGTTGTCCTCCGCGGCCCATCGAATTGCTCCGGGGATTATTGGCATTGCTCAAGAGCGCGACCAGCGGTTAA